A window of the Vallitalea longa genome harbors these coding sequences:
- a CDS encoding M48 family metallopeptidase, whose translation MRLEIKYGTKVIEFSVEYRDRKTLEISVEAPNTVNVVAPLGTQEEVIKKKVHKKASWIVQRLYEFRDIEYRKINREYVSGESFMYLGRNYSLELIVDENTKSNEVKLYQGKIYIISNTKSEAVLEKLMESWYRNKTLIKVTECVEYYKCMFNIQPSNIKVKEQKKRWASCTSKNELLFNWRCVMAPSDVLDYIVVHEMCHMMYPNHSIDFWNMLESILPDYKNRKAWLKKFGVRMDL comes from the coding sequence ATGAGACTAGAAATAAAATATGGAACAAAGGTTATTGAGTTTAGTGTTGAGTATAGAGATAGAAAGACTTTAGAGATAAGCGTTGAAGCCCCAAATACTGTGAATGTAGTTGCTCCATTAGGTACACAGGAAGAAGTAATTAAGAAAAAAGTTCATAAAAAAGCATCTTGGATAGTACAGAGACTATATGAATTTAGAGACATAGAGTATAGGAAGATTAACAGAGAGTATGTTTCTGGTGAAAGTTTTATGTATTTAGGGAGAAATTATTCTCTAGAGCTAATAGTTGATGAAAATACTAAGAGTAATGAAGTTAAGTTATATCAAGGTAAGATATATATTATTTCTAATACTAAGAGTGAAGCCGTACTTGAGAAGCTTATGGAGAGCTGGTATAGAAACAAAACATTAATAAAAGTCACAGAATGCGTAGAGTATTATAAATGTATGTTTAATATACAACCTTCTAATATTAAAGTTAAGGAACAAAAAAAGAGATGGGCTAGTTGTACTTCTAAGAATGAGTTGTTATTCAACTGGCGTTGTGTTATGGCACCTTCTGACGTATTGGATTATATAGTTGTTCATGAGATGTGTCATATGATGTACCCTAATCATTCTATAGATTTTTGGAATATGCTTGAATCCATTTTACCTGATTATAAAAACAGGAAAGCTTGGTTGAAGAAATTTGGAGTAAGAATGGATTTATAA
- a CDS encoding AAA family ATPase, whose product MIRSFSFENFKSFVNTTLDIEQLTIMVGANASGKTNAIEGIKILSELVTGRDISDILDGTKNSKGWIRGGSDACPRFNSNHFTLGCVIGYDDSTDLKYKVTIKVNEKIHIKEERLDRIIYNGEKVIVENIFCTKKLTNYSGMIKAEYSNGENGPNPVIECVGGNCILSQLATKIPINSEYDKKIIGEINHVVSRLRNILFFNPEPTSMEVYSRINDVEMKPDGSNLPSVLHYLCREMKKKEKILEIIRVLPENEFEDISFDKTSIGDVMFKVKEKVGIKKYDIESEKLSYGTLRALSIVAALLQGKERSMIIIEEVNNGIHPSRASKLIDIISSVSKERNIDTLITTHNTALLNAVDKENLQGVVVCYRNVSSGSSKFISLIDIEKYPTLMAKGKLGELLEKDEVNKAIINNKNKRKNCYTWMEE is encoded by the coding sequence TTGATTAGGAGTTTTAGTTTTGAGAATTTTAAAAGCTTTGTTAATACAACATTAGATATTGAACAACTAACTATAATGGTAGGAGCTAATGCAAGTGGAAAAACAAATGCAATAGAGGGTATTAAAATATTGTCTGAACTAGTAACTGGAAGAGATATTTCAGATATTTTAGATGGTACCAAAAATTCTAAAGGTTGGATTAGAGGGGGCAGTGATGCTTGTCCTAGATTTAATTCGAATCATTTTACTTTAGGTTGTGTTATTGGATATGATGATAGTACGGATTTGAAATATAAGGTTACAATTAAAGTGAATGAAAAAATTCATATAAAAGAAGAAAGATTAGATAGAATAATATATAATGGCGAAAAAGTTATAGTTGAAAATATTTTCTGTACTAAGAAATTAACTAATTATTCTGGAATGATAAAAGCAGAATATAGTAATGGCGAAAATGGACCTAATCCAGTAATTGAATGTGTGGGTGGAAATTGTATACTTAGTCAATTGGCGACTAAAATACCAATAAATAGCGAATATGATAAGAAAATTATTGGTGAAATTAATCATGTAGTTAGCAGATTGAGGAACATACTATTTTTTAACCCTGAACCTACAAGCATGGAAGTATATTCTAGAATTAATGATGTGGAGATGAAACCAGATGGTTCTAACCTACCTTCTGTACTTCATTATTTATGTAGAGAGATGAAAAAGAAAGAAAAAATATTAGAAATAATAAGAGTTCTGCCAGAAAATGAGTTTGAAGATATTTCTTTCGATAAAACGTCTATTGGTGATGTTATGTTTAAGGTAAAAGAAAAAGTAGGGATAAAAAAGTATGATATTGAATCAGAAAAATTAAGTTATGGTACATTAAGAGCATTATCAATAGTTGCTGCACTTCTTCAAGGGAAAGAACGGTCTATGATTATTATAGAAGAAGTTAATAATGGTATTCATCCTAGTAGAGCTTCAAAGCTTATTGATATAATATCAAGTGTATCAAAAGAAAGAAATATTGATACATTAATCACAACTCACAATACAGCTTTACTAAATGCTGTTGATAAAGAAAATTTACAAGGTGTAGTTGTGTGTTATAGAAATGTTTCATCAGGTAGTAGCAAATTTATTTCTTTAATAGATATTGAAAAATATCCTACATTAATGGCAAAAGGAAAGCTAGGAGAATTATTAGAAAAAGATGAAGTTAATAAAGCTATTATAAATAATAAAAATAAAAGAAAAAATTGTTATACTTGGATGGAGGAATAG